The Deltaproteobacteria bacterium genome includes a region encoding these proteins:
- the hemH gene encoding ferrochelatase: MKEEGALSRTAVLLLAFGGPRSLDEVGWFLERLLGKRPSPAQIEGLKRRYRSIGNASPLPEMTLRQARTLKERLKKGGQPLRVYVGMRYGHPLIAETLEEINKEKASRIILLSLSPYCSPFTSEGYYEEVKKVVALWKERMNFIQVDDWYAHPCLCAAWAKRIDKTLKEISERGKEVPVIFTAHSLPLDAASCTPYVGQLEETIKGIIETTGPLRWQLAFQSRARGGEWLGPEPETILEELSQKGYKKALIVPVGFICDHLETLYDLDIYLKAWANERGLEIIRVPCLNDSPELIETLAHLVKGALERG, from the coding sequence ATGAAAGAAGAGGGCGCCCTTTCCCGCACAGCAGTCTTGCTGCTGGCCTTTGGTGGTCCCCGCTCATTGGATGAAGTGGGGTGGTTTTTGGAGAGGCTCTTGGGGAAGAGACCTTCGCCGGCACAAATCGAAGGGCTTAAAAGACGCTACCGATCCATTGGCAATGCCTCACCCCTGCCCGAGATGACCCTTCGCCAAGCCAGGACCTTGAAAGAGAGATTAAAAAAAGGGGGGCAACCCCTGCGCGTCTACGTGGGGATGCGCTACGGGCACCCACTGATCGCTGAGACCCTGGAGGAGATCAACAAAGAAAAGGCCTCTCGGATCATCCTCTTGAGCCTCTCCCCCTATTGTTCCCCCTTCACCTCAGAGGGTTATTATGAAGAGGTGAAGAAGGTTGTCGCCCTTTGGAAGGAAAGGATGAATTTTATTCAGGTCGATGACTGGTATGCCCACCCCTGCCTTTGCGCGGCCTGGGCCAAGAGGATTGACAAGACCTTAAAGGAGATATCCGAGAGGGGAAAAGAGGTACCCGTAATCTTCACCGCCCACAGCCTACCCCTGGATGCCGCTTCCTGCACACCCTATGTAGGACAATTAGAGGAAACGATAAAAGGGATTATCGAGACCACCGGCCCCCTGCGTTGGCAGCTGGCCTTTCAGAGCCGGGCAAGAGGAGGGGAATGGTTGGGACCTGAGCCGGAAACCATCCTGGAAGAACTCTCCCAAAAGGGATATAAGAAGGCCTTGATCGTCCCCGTGGGATTTATCTGCGACCACCTGGAGACCCTCTACGATCTGGACATCTACCTGAAAGCATGGGCGAATGAACGGGGTTTAGAGATTATCAGGGTCCCCTGCCTGAACGACTCGCCGGAGTTGATCGAGACCCTCGCACATCTGGTGAAAGGGGCACTGGAAAGGGGATGA
- the hemE gene encoding uroporphyrinogen decarboxylase, whose product MKDTSVFLRACRREQTEYTPVWLMRQAGRFLKEYRSLRRRFPFLTLCKTPELAAQVTLLPVEQLKVDAAIIFADILLPLEPMGIDLEFTRGEGPVIHNPPRSRPEVEGLRVIEAEEELLFVVEAIRMVCQELKGEIPLIGFSGGPFTLASYIIEGGGTRDFVRTKSMMYQDPPCWHLLMGKLSEVVISYLNAQAHAGVQAVQLFDSWAGALSPRDYEEFVLPHNRRVFQGLTPEVPTIHFATGASGILELVKEAGGDVIGIDWRIDLDEAWRRLGYKVGIQGNLDPAALLGPSERIEICVKEILDAAGERPGHIFNLGHGVLPQTPQKNVIAMVEAVHRLSRR is encoded by the coding sequence GCGCCAGGCAGGCCGTTTCCTGAAGGAATACCGGTCTCTGCGACGGCGTTTCCCCTTTCTCACCCTGTGCAAGACACCCGAGCTGGCAGCTCAGGTAACCCTCCTACCTGTAGAGCAACTAAAGGTGGATGCCGCCATCATCTTCGCCGATATCCTCCTGCCTTTGGAGCCGATGGGGATCGATCTTGAATTCACCAGAGGAGAGGGGCCAGTGATCCATAACCCCCCCCGCAGTCGCCCTGAGGTGGAGGGACTCAGGGTCATCGAGGCCGAGGAGGAACTCCTCTTTGTTGTAGAGGCGATAAGAATGGTCTGCCAAGAGCTCAAAGGGGAAATCCCCTTGATCGGTTTCTCCGGGGGCCCCTTCACCCTAGCTAGCTACATCATAGAGGGAGGAGGCACCCGGGACTTCGTCCGGACCAAGTCCATGATGTATCAGGACCCTCCTTGCTGGCACCTCCTGATGGGAAAGCTCAGCGAGGTGGTCATCTCCTACCTCAACGCCCAGGCCCATGCAGGGGTACAGGCGGTGCAGCTCTTCGATAGCTGGGCTGGAGCCCTATCCCCCAGGGACTATGAGGAGTTCGTCCTCCCCCACAACCGAAGGGTCTTTCAGGGATTGACCCCTGAGGTCCCAACCATCCACTTCGCCACCGGGGCATCGGGCATTCTCGAGTTGGTGAAGGAGGCTGGAGGAGATGTCATCGGCATCGACTGGCGCATCGACCTAGACGAGGCCTGGAGGAGACTGGGCTACAAGGTGGGGATACAGGGAAACTTGGATCCAGCGGCCCTTCTTGGTCCTTCGGAGAGGATCGAGATATGCGTAAAGGAGATCTTGGATGCGGCCGGAGAAAGGCCTGGACACATCTTCAACCTGGGGCATGGGGTCTTACCCCAGACACCGCAGAAGAATGTGATAGCCATGGTGGAGGCGGTACACCGCCTCAGCAGGAGATAG